The Pirellulales bacterium nucleotide sequence GGTCGCTGCTTTCGTTCGTGTTTTCGTGCTTCTGTGATCCAATCCCCGCTCGGCAACCCCCATCCCAATAAATCAATCTCGCACCTCTTGACAGATACATATACATGCGATAACATGGACAGGCCAGCACCATCGCTGGTGCGGCCCGCCGTGCCGAACGGCATGCGGTGGCCGATAATCTTTGACAATTTAATCTCCGCACATCGCAACCCGCGGCCACCGCTCGGCCGTGCCGCAGTTCGCTCAGGGCTTATCACTCGACGGCTTCCATGCCCACTCTGCACCGTTGCATGATTTAGCCTATGGACGCCCGCACGATTCAAAAAATATCCAGCATCGAGCAACCGCCTCCTTATTTTCCATCGACCCTCGCCACGCCTCAAACCTCAAAAACACTCGTAAATTCCCGATCCATTTCGCTTCCGCCCGCCGATTATTTGCGCACCCCCCCGGAAATGAATCGGAAATTTATTTCGCAAAAATCCGCGCTGTGCTCGGGAAAAACCGCACTTTTCCCGCTCCTTCATTTCCACGCAAAATTTTTTTTGAAAATCACGCCATGACGCCAAACTCGAATTCCTGAATATGCCAAGAGGAAAACGACCAGCACCACTCTTGACGCACAACCATTCATCTTCCATCCTTCCTCAATCCTCATTCGCCTTGTTGTCCGCGGGTCTCTCGACCGGCACACACGGCGTCGACCGGAGGAGTGTAATCAAGTGGTCCATCATCCATCGCTGAGGTAATTCCGTGGACGAATCATCGCCGGGACAAGTTTTACGAAATGCGGTGGCCGAGGCCACCATTCAAGTTCCTGGGGCGTTCAACGCCCTGGTTGGTCGATTGATCGAGCAAGCCGGTTATGACGCGGTTTATCTCTCGGGAGCGGCGCTGTCGGCCGGCACGATGGCGCTGCCCGACGTGGGCCTATTTACGCTCAGCGAATTGGTGACGCAGGCGACCTATCTGGCCCGCAGCGTTCGCATTCCAGTCATTGTCGATGCGGATACCGGCTTTGGCGAGGCGATGAATGTGGAACGAACCGTTTGCGAACTGGAAGCCGCTGGAGTGGCGGCGATTCAAATCGAAGATCAGCGCCTGCCGAAGCGATGCGGGCATCTATCTGGGAAAGCCCTGATCGAACCGCTGGAAATGTGCGCGAAAATCCGCGCGGCAAGCCAATCGCGCGGCAGCCCAGAGTTGGTGCTGATCGCTCGCACCGACGCCCGCGGCGTCACATCGCTCGACGACGCCATCGGGCGCGCGAAGACCTATCTCGAAGCTGGCGCGGATTGGATTTTCCCCGAGGCCCTTCGTGGACCGGAGGAATTCGAGCGGTTTGCCCGCGAAGTGCAGGCGCCGCTGGTCGCAAATATGACCGAGTTCGGTCAAAGTCCACTGCTGTCGCTCGATGACCTGGCCGACTTGGGTTACGCCGCCGTTTTGTATCCCGTGACAATGATGCGCGTCGCCATGCGAGCGGTGCAAGCCGCACTCGCGGTATTAGCCGATGAAGGAACCCAAGACAGCCTGCTCGATTTGATGCAGACGCGACAAGAATTGTATGATTTGTTAGGGTATTCCGGCTACGATGAGCGCGACCGCCACTACTTCGCTGGCGACAACGAGTAGGGAACTGCTCGAATCTCAAATCTGACATCTCCCATTGAAATGACTGAATCCATCTATCGCCCAGGACTCGAAGGCATCGTCGCCGGCGAAACCGCGGTCAGCACGATCTCCGGCGGTTTACTCTACCGCGGATATGCCGTCGAAGAATTGGCCCAGCACGCAAGTTTTGAGGAGGTTGCATATTTGATCTTATTCGGCGAACTGCCCCAAGCCGATCAATTGACGTCGTTTCGCGATCGACTACGCCAAAACGCGTCGGTTCCGGAGCAGGTCATCCAAACTCTGCGCCGCATTCCGCCGCAAGCTGGAATGATGGACGTCATGCGCACCGGCTGCAGTTTGCTGGCCCATTGGGATCCCGACCAGGCCGACAACAGCCACGATGCCAATTTGCGCAAGGCTGAACGGTTGCTGGCCCGGTTGCCGGTCGTCATGGCTGCGCGGCATCGGCTGGTGCAAGGCAAGGAACCCTACGGCCCCGATCGGCGATACTCGCTGGCCGAAAACATCTTGCGCATGTTGCGCCGGCGCGATCCAAGCCCCAGCGCTGTTCGGTCACTCGAAGTCTCGCTAATCCTGTACGCCGAACATGAGTTCAACGCCTCGACGTTCACCGCCCGCGTTGTCGCCTCGACTCTGTCCGACCTATATTCGGCCGTTACGGCGGCGATCGGGGCGCTCAAAGGTTCGCTGCACGGAGGCGCGAATGAACGCGTCCTGGAAGTGCTTCAGCAGGTCGGCTTACCCGAAAATTCCGAGCCGTGGGTCCGAGACGCCTTGGCACGAAAAGTGCGGATCATGGGCTTCGGCCACCGCGTTTACAAAGACGGTGACCCGCGGGCGAAGTTCCTCAAACCGCTATGCCGTGAGCTGGCCAAGGAAACGGGACATCCTGCCATGGAGGCGATTGCCGACACGATCGAGCGCGTGGTCCGGGAGGAGAAAAAACTGCCGCCTAATCTGGATTGGCCGAGTGCGCGGTTGTATCACTATCTCGATTTGCCGGTGGAATTGTACACACCGCTATTCGTACTCAGCCGTGTGGTAGGCTGGAGTGCCCACATTATTGAACAATTGGACAACAACCGGTTGATTCGGCCGCTGGCGAACTACACCGGTGCGCCGCGGCGAAGTTGGAAACCGGCGAATGAACGCTAGATGCAAAAGGCTCTTTACGCTCCGTCGTGAAAACTGAACTGCGAGCGCAATACGATCCAACCGAATTCATCCTCACTGCGGAACGTGAGGAGTACCTTGTTTGAAGATGACAACAGGCGAACCAAAAACCGAAGCCGAATTCCTCAGCCGAGAGTCGCAGCTTGCTCGTGCCGCGCTGCTCGGCCTGCGAGGAGAGATTGCCGCATCGCTCAGCCGGACAAGCGATGTTGCCGCCTGGACAGAACGCTATCCCTGGGGTTCACTCGGAACAGCCGCGGCTGGCGGATTGGCGGCAGGGGGTGTTGTCGGCAAGGCGATCCGTCATACGCCAAAATCGACGGGTGAGCCGGAACGACGCCATTCTGAAACTCATCCCGATTCAGCGGCACATGCCACTGCGCAGCCCGCTGGCCGACTTGTCAGCGGCCTCGGTACGCTCGCCTCGGCTGCGCTGTCGGCTGCCGCTGCCGCGGCTACGGAAGCGATGGGCGAGATCATAAAAAGCTCGATCCACGAAGCGATGCGCCCAAATGAAACGCCACGAGCGTAGATTTTTCGCTTGGCGAAACAAATGTCTTTCGCAGCGCGGCAGGTCTACATTGGCAACCAGCTCCCCGCCCCATTGGTCCGAGCCAACTCCAGCAGCTTTCCCGCAAGAGCCACGTCTTCGATTGCCAAGCCCACCGATTTGAACAGAGTCACGCTTTGCGGATTGTTGCGACCGACCGCTTTGCCGGCAACCACGTCGGCCAGTTCCACCGCTCGCGACCAGTCGAACACGCCGCATTGGATGGCCTCTCGAAAGTCGCCGGCTTCATTTTGGCAAGCCGCGATGCTATCGCAAACGATGTTATCGGCCCGGCGGATCGTGGTCACGTCGATCTCGGATCGATTCGGCCAATTCGAGCCGACGGCGGCAACCATAGCACCTTCCGCCAGGGTTTTCCCCTCGAACACAGGCGCAGCACTGGTCGTGGCCGTCACGACGATCGGCAAATCGCCTGCGGCCCCTGCTGGGCGATCGACAGGATGAACCTCGATTCCAAGCTTGGCAGACATGTTGGCAGAAAAATGCTCCCGCTTTTCGCGTTTGCGGCTGTAGACGTAGCAGCGATGGATCGGCCTGGCCAGGCAAACGGCCTCCAATTGCATC carries:
- a CDS encoding citrate synthase (catalyzes the formation of citrate from acetyl-CoA and oxaloacetate); this translates as MTESIYRPGLEGIVAGETAVSTISGGLLYRGYAVEELAQHASFEEVAYLILFGELPQADQLTSFRDRLRQNASVPEQVIQTLRRIPPQAGMMDVMRTGCSLLAHWDPDQADNSHDANLRKAERLLARLPVVMAARHRLVQGKEPYGPDRRYSLAENILRMLRRRDPSPSAVRSLEVSLILYAEHEFNASTFTARVVASTLSDLYSAVTAAIGALKGSLHGGANERVLEVLQQVGLPENSEPWVRDALARKVRIMGFGHRVYKDGDPRAKFLKPLCRELAKETGHPAMEAIADTIERVVREEKKLPPNLDWPSARLYHYLDLPVELYTPLFVLSRVVGWSAHIIEQLDNNRLIRPLANYTGAPRRSWKPANER
- the prpB gene encoding methylisocitrate lyase, which produces MDESSPGQVLRNAVAEATIQVPGAFNALVGRLIEQAGYDAVYLSGAALSAGTMALPDVGLFTLSELVTQATYLARSVRIPVIVDADTGFGEAMNVERTVCELEAAGVAAIQIEDQRLPKRCGHLSGKALIEPLEMCAKIRAASQSRGSPELVLIARTDARGVTSLDDAIGRAKTYLEAGADWIFPEALRGPEEFERFAREVQAPLVANMTEFGQSPLLSLDDLADLGYAAVLYPVTMMRVAMRAVQAALAVLADEGTQDSLLDLMQTRQELYDLLGYSGYDERDRHYFAGDNE
- a CDS encoding ornithine cyclodeaminase family protein; this encodes MAVLYLTEADVARLIEMRTAIEVVEEAFRQLADGGANNIPRVRAISPGIVLHSMSAAAGYLGHVGWKSYTTTTSGAKFLVGLYDAESGDLEALIQADLLGRLRTAAATAVAIEWMADMHAAEMGLFGTGGQAAMQLEAVCLARPIHRCYVYSRKREKREHFSANMSAKLGIEVHPVDRPAGAAGDLPIVVTATTSAAPVFEGKTLAEGAMVAAVGSNWPNRSEIDVTTIRRADNIVCDSIAACQNEAGDFREAIQCGVFDWSRAVELADVVAGKAVGRNNPQSVTLFKSVGLAIEDVALAGKLLELARTNGAGSWLPM